The Toxorhynchites rutilus septentrionalis strain SRP chromosome 3, ASM2978413v1, whole genome shotgun sequence genome includes a region encoding these proteins:
- the LOC129779401 gene encoding uncharacterized protein LOC129779401: MIKSIMGRVKRETSFMSILQLISGSLVVLLLGRSYGSDDHLCIRYESYTELETVPRNQTVQVLTREWCLEIPPRCTSYRPEIKEVYVKLNVTKTRKIEYCCDGFEEYSQENLADSGTSPLKRTCRPICRGGCGRGSCVSPNMCSCEAGFTGKHCIQRCRNGTWGENCKNRCYCQNFSLCDSKTGHCRCSDGWIGNHCESPCPAKHYGTLCKNRCDCNTTRCDHITGKCLADDDHVMFDNITRTLESNFSGESTERISAEQWIKVESTTGSVVASTTTKTGINSSLPINSTQYAESYKEYIPSNANVSMVPIHLLTSTTEAARNETFYEILTSTSRVEITFIDSSVNKIEHHLIESSTLADSSTALVYLASENQPDLVEFVDEKESSNGEENTGEEEVNNKQAIVTISCLLLTLVLLLSVVAYMKNLNRKALKKQQQQPSSSKPNTNGPDSPRILDPLPDLPRVLYTKVRAKNQRNGNAPLEHYDVPANNTSVNKSSPFNYNFTSTTGKPSQSPPRKYSLEHIYDEIQYPPFSTEMGGPTEGSIYKSIMSDAKMTPVKVIDEVKGKQ; the protein is encoded by the exons ATGATCAAAAGCATTATGGGCCGTGTGAAACGTGAGACAAGTTTCATGTCAATTCTTCAACTGATATCCGGGAGTTTGGTCGTTCTGCTCTTGGGCAGATCATATGGAAGTGATGATCACCTGTGCATTCGATACGAGAG cTACACTGAACTCGAGACAGTCCCCCGCAACCAAACAGTCCAGGTACTTACCAGGGAATGGTGCCTGGAGATTCCACCCCGCTGCACGTCTTATCGGCCGGAAATCAAGGAAGTCTACGTGAAACTG AACGTCACCAAAACTCGCAAGATCGAATACTGCTGCGATGGCTTCGAGGAATACAGTCAGGAAAACCTCGCCGACAGCGGCACTTCCCCATTGAAACGCACATGTCGTCCGATTTGTCGCGGAGGCTGTGGCCGGGGCTCCTGCGTATCACCCAACATGTGCAGCTGTGAGGCTGGATTCACCGGAAAGCACTGCATACAAC GTTGTCGAAACGGAACGTGGGGCGAGAATTGCAAAAATCGTTGTTACTGTCAGAATTTCTCGCTCTGCGACAGTAAAACGGGACACTGTCGCTGCTCGGATGGTTGGATCGGGAACCA ctGCGAATCACCCTGCCCGGCGAAGCACTATGGGACGCTGTGTAAGAACCGTTGTGATTGCAACACTACACGGTGCGATCACATAACCGGCAAATGTTTGGCGGACGATGATCATGTAATGTTCGATAACATCACGCGAACGTTGGAGAGTAACTTCTCAGGCGAAAGCACAGAACGAATATCGGCAGAACAGTGGATCAAGGTGGAATCAACTACCGGTTCTGTAGTGGCTTCTACCACAACAAAAACTGGGATCAATAGTTCACTACCGATCAATTCAACGCAATACGCCGAATCCTACAAAGAGTACATCCCTTCGAACGCCAACGTTAGCATGGTACCAATCCATCTCCTCACGTCCACCACTGAAGCCGCTAGGAATGAAACTTTCTACGAAATTTTGACATCCACTTCCAGGGTTGAGATCACTTTCATCGATTCATCTGTTAACAAAATTGAACATCACTTGATAGAGTCATCCACTCTTGCTGACAGCAGTACCGCGTTGGTTTATCTGGCCTCCGAGAACCAACCCGACTTGGTAGAATTTGTGGACGAAAAAGAATCCTCCAACGGAGAGGAAAACACAGGCGAAGAGGAAGTCAACAATAAACAAGCGATTGTCACGATCTCTTGCTTGCTGCTAACCTTGGTGCTACTGCTCTCGGTTGTAGCATacatgaaaaatctcaaccggaAGGCGCTgaagaagcagcagcagcaaccttCTTCGAGTAAACCGAACACCAATGGCCCGGATAGCCCGAGAATTCTGGATCCCCTACCAGATCTACCGCGGGTTCTTTACACTAAAGTCAGGGCGAAAAATCAACGCAACGGAAATGCTCCACTTG AACACTACGATGTTCCGGCGAACAATACCTCCGTTAACAAGTCATCCCCGTTCAATTACAACTTTACCTCAACCACTGGTAAGCCGTCGCAAAGCCCGCCCAGAAAGTACAGCTTGGAACACATTTACGACGAGATTCAATATCCCCCGTTTAGTACGGAGATGGGCGGCCCGACGGAGGGCAGTATCTACAAATCAATTATGTCCGATGCGAAAATGACGCCCGTGAAAGTTATCGATGAAGTCAAAGGAAAGCAATAA